gtgtcccctttttgacattcgtccaacacttcaaaatgaatttcaataatcgttccacgattcacgcgaccacTACCAGCAGGatcgcgaccagaacgtttcgttcttgttggagcagaacgaggttttcgttccttcaccaatcgatattcatgtgaactatcttgttgcacatgatcgaggacttgttcctgtactgatggaccaggaattcTTAAAGGAGCTCTTCTGAAACGTCTTATTTTACCCAGTTggccaaaatactacaaaaagagaaaaaaaaaagggggagaatctttttgctaagaagattATAGagtgctatattttttcttctttctttttttttttttttttctttcttttattttatttttttaatttttttttgcgttaaaaaaaaagagaatttttCCCTCAAAACATGTAAATAACAGGCCataattgttgttcttacaccctgaaaccttaacctaaatgcgaaatcctacacatatacacctgtaaaatattaaatcccgcaaacctaaatacaaaatcttacacatgtacaccgtaaaatattaaatttcgcagacaacgtaaaatattaaatttcgcagacaacgtaaaatattaaatcccgcaacctaaatacgaaatcttacacatatgcacttgtaaaaatattaaattccgcaacctaaatacgaaatcttacacatattcacctgtaaaatattgaatcccgcaacctaaatacgaaatcttacacatatacaccgtaaaatattataaatcccgcaacctaaatacgaaatcttacacatattcacctgtaaaaatattaaatcccgcaacctaaatacgaaatcttacacatatacaccgtaaaatattataaatcccacaatctaaatacgaaatcttacacatatgcaccgtaaaatattaaatactgcaacctaaatacgaaatcttacacatatacaccgtaaaatattataaatcccacaacctaaatacaaaatcttacacatatacaccgtaaaatattataaatcccgcaaaactaaacgcagaatcttacacatatacaccgtaaaatattataaatcccgcaacctaaatacgaaatcttacacatatacaccgtaaaatattataaatcccacaatctaaatacgaaatcttacacatacacccgtaaaatattataaatcccacaacctaaatacaaaatcttacacatatacaccgtaaaatattataaatcccgcaaaactaaacgcagaatcttacacatatagaccgtaaaatattataaatcccgcaaaactaaatacgaaattttacacatatacaccgtaaaatattatatcccgcaacctaaatacgaaatattacacatatacaccgtaaaatattataaatcc
The Plasmodium knowlesi strain H genome assembly, chromosome: 2 DNA segment above includes these coding regions:
- a CDS encoding SICAvar, type I (fragment), giving the protein YFGQLGKIRRFRRAPLRIPGPSVQEQVLDHVQQDSSHEYRLVKERKPRSAPTRTKRSGRDPAGSGRVNRGTIIEIHFEVLDECQKGDTQLNQKDFLELLVREFMGSELMGEEQVPKELVPMEGVPMENVPMERVPSLVSGFMV